CTGGATGAAGGGATTCATCCGGAATATAAGGAGGTTCTGCAAACCTATCTGACCGGCACGGATGCTCTGCTCAAAGAGGGGCCTCCCGGGGAAGATGCTGCCTGTTTTATCACGGCTTATCCCGGCTTTACAGGAGAAATCAAAGATCTGAAGAGTCTCGGCAACAGAACTCATGAGGCGGGGGCCCTCTTCATCGTTCATGCCGACCCCCTGGCCTGCGGGATTCTGGAATCTCCCGGAGCCTGCGGTGCCGATATAGTGACCGGGGAAGGGCAGCCTCTGGGAATCCCCATGAGCTTCGGCGGACCCACCCTGGGACTCTTTGCCACCACTAAGGCGTTGATCCGGAAAATGCCGGGCCGTGTGGTGGGTCAAACCATGGATGCCAGCGGCAGAGCCGGCTGCGTTCTGACTTTTTCTGCCAGAGAACAGCATATCCGCCGTGAAAAAGCCACCAGTAATATCTGCTCAAACCAGGGCCTCCTGGCCCTGGCCGCCGCGGTCTATATGGCCGCCCTGGGAAAACAGGGCATCCGGGAGACGGCCCAGCTTATTTATAACAAGGGCGTCTATGCGGCCTCTGTTCTGGGAAGTCTGGAGGGATTCAAGGTGAAAACCGAGGGACCCTTCTTCCGTGAATTCGTACTGACCTGTCCCCGCCCCGCCCGGGAGATTGCCGATGAACTCCAGAAGAAGGGCATCTTTCCCGGACTGGCTCTGGACCGCTTCGACGGCTTTCCTGAAAATGATCTCCTGGTTTGTGTGACCGAAATGAATAGCAAAGACGATATTGACAGCCTTGCCGCTGCCCTGGGGGAGGTATCCAGATGATACAGAATAAAGTAAGTTCCCTCTGGGAATTGAGTTCCCCGGGAAGACGGGCCGTTCTGGTTCCTTCTTCCGATGTCCCCCCCGCCGATCTGCCCCTGTCTTTGAGAAGAACAGTGGCCGCGGATCTTCCTGAAATCAGCGAACTGGATTTGATACGCCACTACACCAGGCTGTCTACCCTCAACTACAGCATCGATACCCGTTTTTATCCTCTGGGTTCCTGTACCATGAAGTACAACCCGCGATTGAATGAACAGACCGCCCGGTTTGCCGGTTTTGCCTCCTCTCATCCCTACGCCCCGGAGGATAAGATCCAGGGAAACCTGGAGCTGATGTTCCGTCTTCAGGAAGGTCTGGGAGAACTCTCCGGCTTTGATTCGGTCAGCCTTCAGCCTGCCGCCGGAGCTCAGGGAGAACTGGCCGGGGTTCTGATGATCAAGAAATATCACGCCTCCCGGGGGGATACGGGGCGAACCCGCTTCCTTATCCCCGATTCGGCTCATGGAACGAATCCCGCTTCTGTGGCCATGGCCGGATTCACAGCCCTGGAACTGCCGTCGGATGACCGGGGAAACATTGACCTGGCTCAATTGAAAAAACTCTGCGACCAGAGTATCGCCGGGATCATGATCACCAATCCCAATACCCTGGGACTCTTTGAGGAACAGATTCTGGAGGTCATACGGACGGTTCACGCCTGCGGCGGACTGGTCTACGGCGACGGGGCCAACCTGAACGCCATCATGGGCGTGGTCAAGCCGGGAGAGCTCGGTTTTGATGTGATGCACTTTAACCTGCATAAGACCTTCAGCACACCCCACGGGGGAGGAGGGCCCGGGGCAGGTCCGGTGGGAGCCTCTAAGATTCTCAGAGATTTTCTTCCCGGTCCCGTGGCCGCTGAAAATTCAGAAGGCCCCGGTTTTACTCTCCTTCAGCCCAAGGAATCCATCGGAAGGCTCAAGACCTTCTACGGAAACTATGGTGTTCTGGTCAGGGCCTACACCTATCTGCTGTCACAGGGAGGAAACGGCCTCCGGGATGTCTCTGAAAATGCTGTCCTCGGCGCCAACTACCTGATGACTCTTGTGAAGGATATCCTCCCCCCCTGGTATGATAGAAGCTGTATGCATGAGTTTGTTACATCCGGGGATAATCTTCCCGGAGGAGTGCACACCATGGATCTGGCCAAGAGGCTCATCGATTACGGTTTTCATCCGCCTACTGTGTATTTCCCCCTGATTGTTCCCGAGGCGCTGATGATTGAACCAACCGAAACAGAGAGTCTGGAAATTCTGGATGCTTTTGCAAAAGTACTCAGGGAAATTGTGAGAGAGAGCCGGGAAGATCCCCAACTCCTTCACGAGGCGCCCCATACCGAGTTGGTTTCCCGGCTGGATGAGGTCCTGGCGGTGCGGAAACCGATCCTGAAGAGTGTAATTTCAACAGGCTAGTCTCGGCATATTCTTTTAAATAGATTAGAACAGGGAGAGCCTGACCTTGCTGATCTGACTGATTTTCCTGACAGGACACTGAAAGGGCTTGTCAGGGAGTTCTGTCCCGATCAGCTGGGCTTCCGACTCCTTGTGATTTTCCAGTTTTAAGGGAATCACACGGTGGGTTATGATATCAAAATCGCCTTCCGGAAGGTTGACTTCCAGCATCCACGCCCTATTTCCCATGACGGATTGGATCATCCGGAGTTTCCCCTGGTAATCCAGTCCTTTCACCTTCCGAATACCCCCTTTGATCATCCCCTTATCCAGCTGTTCTTCCATAAAGATGACACCCCGGCGAATCCGGTCTTCCAGTTCCGGTTTATCTTCGGCACTGATGTCTGTCATGGATCTCAGTTTTTTGTAGAGGCCCTCCATATGACGGGGTACTTCTTCGGATGCAGGGGATGGTTCTTCCGACAGGTATGGATTGAATTCAATCACTCCTGTCTCTGCGGGTATGAAAAAATCCGGTACAACAGGAGGGGCCTTTTGCTTTCCCCTGACATGAGGGACGGTTCTAATCCCCAGCTGTTCCAGCACTTCTTCCCATTCGTTTCTGTTTTCCCGACCCATGAGAAAGACACCAGGGGCCAGTATTTTCAGTATAAAGGGTTTGAGAAGACCGCTTTGTTCTAATACCTGACTATGGGTCTCATCCATTTCCAGTACAAGTCCGTCCCAGAGGCGGCAGCTGTTATACTCTTTTTCCCAGTCTTTCATCGAAAAATGAACATTCTGGGTCAGCTGAAGAGAGAATCGTCCTTCCAGTTCTTCTTCCAGATTATTGAGATTCAGACCAGCTTTGAGGAAGGAGGCAAAAGATTGGTCGGTCATCTTCAGCTGGGCAAAGGCATCATAACGTTCCGGGGTGAGAGAGAGAGTCAAAAGCAGACTGAAGGGGGTCTCGGGAGTCAGATTGACATCAAAGGTGGCATGGAAGAAGACCGTCCCTATGGGAGCCGGTGACGGGTTGACGATGAGCCGGGGAACCATGGGGTGGAGGTAATAACACTCACCTTTACGCACCAGAATATGGAAAATTTCAAAGCGCTTGATCAGTGCATTGACCGGTAATGGAAGAGGTCCCTGGAATATGGGATCTCCCAGAATGGAGATGAGGCCTACCAGATCCTCTTTTTCAATGCCTCTGTTGGCGGGAAGATGGCTGATCAGAGATTCTGTCAGGATTCTTCCTTTTTCAGGGCTCCCTCTGTCGGCGCTGATGAGCTGGCCCCACAGTGTCAGGAGCTGATTCCTCCTGTCCAGGGAGGAGAATTGTTTCAGATTCTCGATTTTCAGGGACCAGTTTCCTCCCTGAATGGATAAGAGCTTGAGAGATTTCAGAGTATTCAGGATCAGATGGAGTTCCTCTGACTCTCCTGCACTGAAAAAATCCACCGGATAGAGCTGTGACAGACGCTGGAGGAACTTCTTTTTCAGGGAGCCGTCATTGTTGCCGATCTGTTTTTCCCTGTGAATCAGGGAGAGGAAGCAGATCAGGAAGGAACCATTGAGGAGGGGAAGGGTTCCTGTTTCAGGAGGCAGGGACGGGTGCAGGTCATAGAGCTGCTGCGGGCTGAGCTGGTTATGTATGGACTCGGGAAGGAGGGGTGAACAGCAAAGACAGATTCCGTTGGCTCCCAGACTGCTG
The Oceanispirochaeta sp. genome window above contains:
- the gcvPA gene encoding aminomethyl-transferring glycine dehydrogenase subunit GcvPA, translating into MSYIPHTADDRRTMLETLGLSTVKDLFTDIPEAYRYPELKIPDGLSEMDVKEKLSSLARKNHASEEGLWFLGGGLYRHFIPSVVDAVLSRGEFFSAYTPYQPEVSQGTLQAVFEFQTMVAELYGMDVVNASHYDGAASMAEAALMARRCKPGRNTIYLDEGIHPEYKEVLQTYLTGTDALLKEGPPGEDAACFITAYPGFTGEIKDLKSLGNRTHEAGALFIVHADPLACGILESPGACGADIVTGEGQPLGIPMSFGGPTLGLFATTKALIRKMPGRVVGQTMDASGRAGCVLTFSAREQHIRREKATSNICSNQGLLALAAAVYMAALGKQGIRETAQLIYNKGVYAASVLGSLEGFKVKTEGPFFREFVLTCPRPAREIADELQKKGIFPGLALDRFDGFPENDLLVCVTEMNSKDDIDSLAAALGEVSR
- the gcvPB gene encoding aminomethyl-transferring glycine dehydrogenase subunit GcvPB translates to MIQNKVSSLWELSSPGRRAVLVPSSDVPPADLPLSLRRTVAADLPEISELDLIRHYTRLSTLNYSIDTRFYPLGSCTMKYNPRLNEQTARFAGFASSHPYAPEDKIQGNLELMFRLQEGLGELSGFDSVSLQPAAGAQGELAGVLMIKKYHASRGDTGRTRFLIPDSAHGTNPASVAMAGFTALELPSDDRGNIDLAQLKKLCDQSIAGIMITNPNTLGLFEEQILEVIRTVHACGGLVYGDGANLNAIMGVVKPGELGFDVMHFNLHKTFSTPHGGGGPGAGPVGASKILRDFLPGPVAAENSEGPGFTLLQPKESIGRLKTFYGNYGVLVRAYTYLLSQGGNGLRDVSENAVLGANYLMTLVKDILPPWYDRSCMHEFVTSGDNLPGGVHTMDLAKRLIDYGFHPPTVYFPLIVPEALMIEPTETESLEILDAFAKVLREIVRESREDPQLLHEAPHTELVSRLDEVLAVRKPILKSVISTG